DNA sequence from the Arthrobacter crystallopoietes genome:
ATTCGGTGTCGTTGGTGATGCCGTGGGTCGTTCCGCGGGGGATGTAGATGCCGTCCCCGGGGCTGGCCCGGTATTCTTTGTCGCCCAGGTGGATCAGGGGCGTGCCGGCGAGGACGACGTAAAACTCGGAGGCATCCGGGTGATGGTGGCACAGGTGGTGTTGCCCGGACAATATGCGGCCCCAACTGACATTGAGGTCGTCGGATCCGCTGAGATCCCGCGAAATCAGATTGCACACCAGACCCTGGTCTGGTTGGCCTTTGAGGCCCACCTTGTCCAGTTCCTTGAACCCTTCCCGGTGTACGTTGTGCACCAGACGGGAGAGGTCCGTTGCCACGCCTGCTTCCGGCCGTGTCACAGCGCCCCCTCATAGGCGGCTTCAGCCGGCATGGCCGGCGAATGCTCGAGCCACCAGCGGGCGATCTCTTCCCGGGTGGCGAACCAGACGTTGCCCTGGTTCAGGGCGTATTCAATGAAGCGGCGTACTCCCAGGGCTACGCCGGGACGGCCTCCGATGCGCAGATGCACCCCGACCGACATCATTTTTGGCACTGTCTCGCCCTCCAGCAGGAGACAATCCAGACTGTCTTTCAAGACACTGTAGAAGTCGTCCCCGGTGCCTAGGCTGCCGGTTCCCCAGAAACGCCCGTCATTCGTGTCGCCGGCATACGGCACGACCAGATGTGAGGCCTCGCCGGCCTGCACCAGGTAAGGAAGGTCATCCGAATAGGAATTTGAGTCGTAGAGGAATCCCTCCCGGGCGAGGATCTCACGTGTATTCTCGGTGATCCCTTCCCGCACGTACCAGCCGACGGGGGTGACTCCTGCAGTGGCCTGGATGGCGGCAACGGATGCCCGGATCTCGGCTTCCTCTTCTGCCGGCGTCATGCCGACCGTCCCACGCCATTTGTAGCCATGGGCGCAAATTTCGTGTCCGTCACGGACTATTGCCCGCGCGGCCTCGGGATTCTTCTCCAGCGCGGCCCCGCAGGCCATGAACGTAGCCGGAAGAGCGTATTCGCGCAGCATTGCGAGGTAGCGCCATATTCCGACCCTGCTGCCGTATTCGAAGAACGACTCCTTCATCAGGCTCCTGCGGCTTGGATCCGCGGACCACCCTCCGAACACGGATACATCTTCATCCCGTGCGTCGCCGGCGGCAATGGAACTTTCCGCCCCCTCTTCATAATTGATCACCAAAGAGACAGCCACCTTGGCGCCGTCCGGCCATCTGATAACGGGCGGGTTCTCTCCGTACCCGGTGAAATCTCGCATCGACCTACTCCTCGCTGGTTGCACATATCTCAAGCGCCGCGCTGACGCGCGGCTATCTTTACGGACGCGAAGAGCACCTGTTCGCGCTGAATTCCAATCTTCATTATATTGACGCTCCTTCACTATCTCAACTTCGCTCCTCGAACACTTTCCGATGGGCTGCCAGGGATGTTTTCAGCATTCCTTCGACGTCGTCTATGACGTTTCCGTGTGCCGGGCAAATCCACCGGGTGGGGTGTTCCGCCAGCAGTCGCTCGATGTTTCCAAAGGCCGTGCTGACTTCGACGAACTTCGTCCAATAGAGGGCGCGTCCGGTGCCGTATGCGGCCTGTTCGACAGTCGGGGGGTGCGGCATCTCGCTCGAGAGCGACCTGCACTGGCCGGGCAAATGTGCCGGCTCGTCCTCCCCGTCCGGTTGGGGAATGTCGTGGATAAAGGAGAAGCCGTCGGAGACGAAGAGCATGCCCGAGCCGCTGTCGTAGCCCCAAAGGGTGTTGGAGAGATCGCGGATGTGGGCCGGGAAGAACATGAACTCGCGTCCGCCCAGGTCGATTCGGTCACCGGCACCACGGGGGGAGAATCGATCCGCATGTTCGGGGTAGTGCATGAAGTAATCGCGCACATCTCCGACAACGGTGGCTTCGGGGTAGCGCTCGAGCAGTGCCGGAAGGTTCCCTGCATGGGGTATTTCCGGGTGCGTGGGAAAAATGTAGTCCAGCCGGCGCCCTCCCAGCGCCTCGTCCAATTGCGCAAGCACCGTGGCCAGATGGGCCGGATCCCCGGTATCGACCAGGATCGCCGCCTTGACCCCCACCACCAGGTACGTCGAGACGTGGTAGTGGACTTCGTGTCCCTGCGCGTTGGCCGAAAGGCATCCGCCCAGCCAGTGGGCTCCGTCGGCAACTGCTCTGGGGTGTTCC
Encoded proteins:
- a CDS encoding MBL fold metallo-hydrolase; the protein is MTANDMEHPRAVADGAHWLGGCLSANAQGHEVHYHVSTYLVVGVKAAILVDTGDPAHLATVLAQLDEALGGRRLDYIFPTHPEIPHAGNLPALLERYPEATVVGDVRDYFMHYPEHADRFSPRGAGDRIDLGGREFMFFPAHIRDLSNTLWGYDSGSGMLFVSDGFSFIHDIPQPDGEDEPAHLPGQCRSLSSEMPHPPTVEQAAYGTGRALYWTKFVEVSTAFGNIERLLAEHPTRWICPAHGNVIDDVEGMLKTSLAAHRKVFEERS
- a CDS encoding polysaccharide deacetylase family protein produces the protein MRDFTGYGENPPVIRWPDGAKVAVSLVINYEEGAESSIAAGDARDEDVSVFGGWSADPSRRSLMKESFFEYGSRVGIWRYLAMLREYALPATFMACGAALEKNPEAARAIVRDGHEICAHGYKWRGTVGMTPAEEEAEIRASVAAIQATAGVTPVGWYVREGITENTREILAREGFLYDSNSYSDDLPYLVQAGEASHLVVPYAGDTNDGRFWGTGSLGTGDDFYSVLKDSLDCLLLEGETVPKMMSVGVHLRIGGRPGVALGVRRFIEYALNQGNVWFATREEIARWWLEHSPAMPAEAAYEGAL
- a CDS encoding cupin domain-containing protein; the encoded protein is MTRPEAGVATDLSRLVHNVHREGFKELDKVGLKGQPDQGLVCNLISRDLSGSDDLNVSWGRILSGQHHLCHHHPDASEFYVVLAGTPLIHLGDKEYRASPGDGIYIPRGTTHGITNDTESDVDMIVGVSKPADWQFVPDE